Proteins co-encoded in one Flavobacterium sp. M31R6 genomic window:
- a CDS encoding NADH:flavin oxidoreductase, which translates to MSTTNLFTPFNLKTLNLKNRIVMAPMTRSFSPNGIPTDEVASYYQKRAEGEVGLILSEGTVIDRPSSSNDGNVPHFYGDEALKGWKKVIDKVHTAGGQMGPQIWHMGIMDNHHSGWVPPVPFEGPSGLNRPDFNNGNTMSEKDIEDTIIAFGKAAADAKRLGFDTIEIHGAHGYLIDQFFRAETNLRTDIYGGKTLKERSRFAIDVVKEIRQQVGNDFAVIMRFSQFKPSDYNYKLAKTPQELDAWLTPLVDAGVDILHCSQRRFWEPEFEKSDLNFAGWAKKVTGAPTITVGSVGLSGDFFGAFAGESSQPASLDELTRRFDRGDFDLVAVGRPLLSDPNWTAKIKSGKTNELVGFSKEALAELIL; encoded by the coding sequence ATGAGTACAACTAATTTATTTACGCCTTTCAATCTGAAGACGCTAAATCTTAAAAATAGAATCGTAATGGCGCCAATGACGCGCTCCTTTTCTCCAAACGGAATTCCGACTGATGAAGTTGCTTCCTACTATCAAAAAAGAGCCGAAGGCGAAGTTGGTTTAATTTTGTCCGAAGGAACTGTTATCGACAGACCTTCGTCATCCAATGATGGAAATGTCCCTCACTTTTATGGCGATGAAGCACTAAAAGGATGGAAAAAAGTGATTGATAAAGTGCATACAGCCGGAGGTCAAATGGGGCCGCAGATCTGGCATATGGGAATTATGGACAATCACCATTCGGGCTGGGTTCCGCCGGTGCCTTTTGAAGGTCCGTCTGGATTGAATCGTCCTGATTTCAATAACGGAAATACAATGTCTGAAAAAGATATTGAGGACACCATTATTGCTTTCGGAAAAGCTGCTGCCGATGCCAAAAGATTGGGTTTTGACACTATCGAAATTCACGGTGCGCACGGTTATTTAATTGACCAGTTTTTTAGAGCGGAAACTAATTTACGCACTGATATTTATGGCGGAAAAACATTAAAGGAGCGCAGTCGATTTGCAATTGATGTCGTGAAAGAAATCAGACAACAAGTCGGAAATGATTTTGCGGTTATCATGCGTTTCTCTCAATTCAAACCTTCTGATTACAATTATAAACTGGCGAAAACACCGCAGGAATTAGACGCTTGGCTTACGCCTCTTGTGGATGCGGGAGTTGATATTCTGCATTGTTCACAACGCCGTTTCTGGGAACCCGAATTTGAAAAATCGGATCTGAATTTTGCAGGATGGGCTAAAAAAGTAACCGGAGCTCCAACCATTACTGTTGGTTCTGTTGGACTTTCTGGTGATTTCTTTGGTGCTTTTGCTGGCGAAAGTTCTCAGCCTGCCTCTTTGGATGAACTGACAAGACGTTTCGACAGAGGCGATTTTGATTTGGTTGCCGTTGGAAGGCCTTTACTTTCTGACCCAAATTGGACTGCAAAAATAAAATCTGGAAAAACTAATGAGCTTGTAGGATTCAGTAAAGAAGCGTTAGCCGAATTAATATTGTAA
- a CDS encoding Thivi_2564 family membrane protein — MPLITVLLVLIVVGVLLWLVNTYIPMDSKIKNIFNIVVVIFVIIWLLKVFGLFDNIMNIHV; from the coding sequence ATGCCATTAATTACCGTATTGCTCGTATTAATTGTTGTAGGTGTCCTTCTTTGGCTCGTTAACACTTATATCCCGATGGATTCTAAAATCAAAAATATCTTTAACATAGTCGTTGTAATCTTTGTTATTATCTGGCTGCTTAAAGTATTTGGGCTTTTTGATAATATAATGAATATACATGTGTAA
- a CDS encoding DUF6526 family protein → MKKQSFKNHIRYYTPHHFIYYPVVMTLLVFSVYFIFTSEDQLIWTFISAILIVLFFLAFMLRQHYALTLQNRIVRLELRYRYFSLTGKKMENFEKRLKDNQLFALRFAPDDEFVKLVEKTLYENLSGTEIKKVIKNWKGDYNRV, encoded by the coding sequence ATGAAAAAACAATCCTTTAAAAATCACATTCGATATTATACGCCGCATCATTTTATTTATTATCCGGTTGTAATGACATTGTTGGTTTTTAGTGTGTATTTCATTTTTACTTCAGAAGATCAATTGATTTGGACTTTTATCAGTGCTATTCTTATTGTGTTGTTTTTTCTAGCTTTTATGCTGCGTCAACATTATGCACTTACTTTACAAAATAGAATTGTACGCTTGGAACTCCGATATCGATATTTTTCTCTTACCGGAAAAAAAATGGAGAATTTCGAAAAACGATTAAAAGATAATCAGTTATTTGCTTTACGATTTGCTCCGGATGATGAATTTGTAAAACTGGTTGAAAAGACGCTTTATGAAAATCTTTCAGGAACTGAAATTAAAAAAGTAATTAAAAACTGGAAAGGGGATTACAATAGAGTTTAA
- a CDS encoding NAD(P)-dependent alcohol dehydrogenase: METTNVKAYGTEASDAPLKQMDIQRRNATAKDIEIDILYCGVCHSDLHTARNDWGFTTYPTVVGHEIVGKVTKVGSEVTKLKVGDFAAVGCLVGSCHTCDNCKHDLEQYCSNGWIGTYNSPDKYLGGMTYGGYSEKIVVEEHFVLKVPANLDLAATAPLLCAGITTWSPLRHWKVGKGSKVAVVGLGGLGHMAIKLAKGLGAEVTLFSRSPGKEKDALDLGADAVIISTEDDQMSAVGGKFDLIIDTVPYVHDVNPYVGTLNTNGTLVLVGYLGGLEPFLNTVPMIMGRKSVAGSLIGGIAETQEMLDFCGKHNIVSEIELIKMQDINEAYERMLKSDVRYRFVIDMASLKG, encoded by the coding sequence ATGGAAACCACAAATGTAAAAGCTTACGGCACTGAGGCATCTGATGCTCCTTTAAAACAAATGGATATCCAACGCAGAAACGCAACTGCGAAAGATATTGAAATCGATATTTTGTATTGTGGCGTTTGCCACTCGGATTTACACACCGCCAGAAATGACTGGGGATTTACGACGTATCCGACTGTTGTTGGCCACGAAATTGTGGGGAAAGTGACTAAAGTAGGAAGCGAAGTCACCAAACTAAAAGTGGGTGATTTTGCCGCTGTCGGCTGTTTGGTCGGTTCTTGCCACACTTGCGATAACTGCAAACACGACTTAGAACAATATTGCTCTAATGGGTGGATTGGTACTTATAACAGTCCGGACAAATATTTGGGAGGTATGACTTATGGAGGCTATTCTGAAAAAATTGTGGTCGAAGAACACTTCGTTCTGAAAGTGCCTGCCAATCTTGACCTTGCCGCCACTGCGCCTTTGTTGTGTGCCGGTATTACGACTTGGTCACCACTTCGTCACTGGAAAGTTGGAAAAGGAAGTAAAGTTGCCGTTGTAGGTTTAGGCGGTTTGGGCCATATGGCCATAAAACTGGCCAAAGGTTTGGGTGCAGAAGTCACTTTATTTTCAAGAAGTCCAGGTAAAGAAAAAGACGCTTTGGACTTGGGTGCCGATGCTGTTATAATTTCAACTGAGGATGATCAAATGAGTGCTGTAGGCGGAAAATTCGATTTGATTATTGATACTGTTCCTTATGTTCACGATGTAAATCCTTATGTGGGGACTTTGAATACCAATGGAACTTTGGTTTTGGTAGGATACTTGGGCGGTCTGGAACCGTTTTTAAATACTGTTCCGATGATAATGGGAAGAAAATCGGTAGCGGGTTCTTTGATTGGCGGAATCGCTGAAACACAGGAAATGCTAGATTTTTGCGGTAAACACAACATTGTATCCGAAATTGAATTAATCAAAATGCAAGACATCAACGAAGCATACGAAAGAATGCTGAAAAGTGATGTACGCTACCGTTTTGTAATTGATATGGCTTCGCTTAAAGGATAA
- a CDS encoding cupin domain-containing protein, which produces MTTTDKIEQNHLFPQGDKANPDYFTGNAWVKLLVNENEFNSVIGNVTFEAGARNNWHTHPGGQILIVTDGIGYYQEKGKPIQLIQRGDVIKIPADIKHWHGASRDHALTHLAITAVTPKGAVDWLERVTDEEFNSYNH; this is translated from the coding sequence ATGACCACAACAGATAAAATAGAACAAAACCATCTTTTCCCTCAGGGAGACAAAGCCAATCCTGATTATTTTACGGGAAATGCCTGGGTTAAATTATTGGTGAATGAAAATGAATTCAACAGTGTGATTGGTAACGTAACTTTTGAAGCGGGAGCCCGAAACAATTGGCACACCCATCCGGGAGGTCAAATCCTTATTGTAACTGATGGTATTGGATATTATCAGGAAAAAGGTAAACCGATTCAATTGATTCAGAGAGGCGATGTAATCAAAATACCTGCCGATATTAAACATTGGCATGGTGCTTCACGAGATCATGCACTAACTCATTTAGCCATTACTGCTGTTACTCCAAAAGGAGCTGTTGATTGGCTGGAGAGAGTAACCGATGAGGAATTCAATAGTTACAATCACTAA
- a CDS encoding adenylate/guanylate cyclase domain-containing response regulator, with protein sequence MAKILVVDDEADLEILVKQKFRKKIRENVYEFIFAQNGEEALQKVSEHPDLDIILSDINMPIMDGLTLLSRLPEANPMLKAVMVSAYGDMQNIRTAMNRGAFDFVCKPVDFDDLDLTMEKTILHVKQLQETIKAIKENNILKMYVDENVINFMTNKEFETSLLKNEMLEATVLFVDVCGFTSITEQFPANTIVNLLNGLFDTIVKEIIAQEGHVDKFMGDAVMAVFRGKYHLDRAIDAGLALKNQIKNIEEITVGDKKYKPEISIGINSGEMVSGNIGSASLKRFDYTVIGDAVNTAQRLQSVAKPGQILISEAVFNTVKESFKCELNGEYVLKNKSVSVNTYEVIE encoded by the coding sequence ATGGCTAAGATACTTGTAGTTGATGACGAAGCAGATTTAGAGATTCTGGTAAAGCAAAAGTTTAGAAAAAAGATTCGGGAGAATGTTTACGAATTTATTTTTGCCCAGAATGGGGAAGAGGCTTTGCAGAAAGTTTCGGAACATCCAGACTTGGATATCATATTGAGTGATATTAATATGCCAATAATGGATGGACTAACTTTGTTGAGCAGGTTGCCCGAGGCCAATCCTATGCTGAAAGCGGTTATGGTGTCTGCTTATGGCGATATGCAAAATATAAGGACAGCAATGAATAGAGGTGCTTTTGATTTTGTCTGTAAACCCGTTGATTTTGATGACTTGGATTTAACTATGGAGAAAACCATATTGCATGTCAAACAATTGCAGGAAACTATAAAAGCAATCAAGGAGAATAATATTCTTAAGATGTACGTAGATGAAAATGTAATAAATTTTATGACCAATAAGGAGTTTGAAACCAGTCTTCTTAAAAATGAAATGCTGGAAGCCACGGTACTTTTTGTAGATGTCTGTGGTTTTACTTCAATTACAGAGCAATTCCCGGCAAATACAATCGTGAATTTACTTAACGGATTATTTGATACAATCGTAAAAGAAATTATTGCCCAGGAAGGCCATGTAGATAAATTTATGGGCGATGCGGTTATGGCTGTTTTTAGAGGAAAATATCATCTGGACAGGGCTATTGATGCAGGACTTGCTTTAAAAAATCAAATCAAAAACATAGAAGAAATAACAGTTGGAGATAAAAAATACAAACCGGAAATTTCAATTGGTATCAACTCTGGGGAAATGGTTTCCGGAAATATTGGTTCGGCATCTTTAAAGCGATTTGATTATACCGTTATCGGCGATGCAGTAAATACGGCACAAAGGTTGCAAAGTGTTGCCAAACCAGGTCAAATCCTTATTTCAGAAGCAGTTTTTAATACTGTAAAAGAATCTTTTAAGTGTGAACTAAATGGTGAATATGTTCTAAAAAACAAATCGGTATCCGTAAACACCTATGAAGTAATTGAATGA
- a CDS encoding response regulator: MKILVVDDEADIQPLFLQHFRKELRHHDFEFDFALSGEEAVEYLNGNSLEVVLILSDINMPGMSGIDLLCKIRHDYKDFSPVVMMITAYGDEENYKQAMEKGADDFLTKPLDFNLLKEKLKKIMDNG, translated from the coding sequence ATGAAGATATTAGTAGTAGACGATGAAGCCGATATACAGCCGCTTTTTTTGCAGCATTTTCGCAAAGAATTACGTCATCATGATTTCGAATTCGACTTTGCTCTTTCGGGTGAAGAAGCGGTGGAATATCTTAATGGTAATAGCTTGGAAGTGGTGCTAATTCTATCTGATATTAATATGCCAGGAATGAGCGGTATTGATTTATTATGCAAAATCCGACATGATTATAAAGACTTCTCACCGGTTGTGATGATGATTACCGCTTATGGGGATGAAGAAAATTACAAACAGGCAATGGAAAAAGGTGCGGATGATTTTTTGACAAAACCGCTGGATTTTAATCTATTAAAAGAGAAACTAAAAAAAATCATGGACAATGGCTAA
- a CDS encoding sensor histidine kinase, whose product MNFDYILLLIVFSHLRRALQSKILLPKIDKYLAIGFWFSIALMIAQLILDSQKGITAWIAHAMLFSLIYFCLTQKEFKSVKSFIYSILPFVVVNFIEDCIELINSPFHDEWNNYFDTAIFFSIVWFFAMFFITRKQRKEMEKEQLKAIEFEKEFQQSEILKEKLEKQVAERTAEILGQKEKLQKALDKLKTTQVQLIQSEKMASLGELTAGIAHEIQNPLNFVNNFSEVSSELLDEMNEEIEKGDFEEVKNIAGDIKKNLEKINFHGKRADSIVKGMLQHSRIGNNVKEPTNINKLADEYLRLAYHGLRAKDKSFNADLVTDFDENLPKINVLTQEIGRVLLNLFTNAFYATQQMQKKSGETYKPMVSVKTVLKDKGIEITVKDNGIGIPKAIKDKIMQPFFTTKPTGEGTGLGLSLSYDIIVKAHGGRITVDSRENDYTVFTIFLPMEEK is encoded by the coding sequence ATGAACTTTGATTATATCCTATTACTAATCGTTTTTAGTCATTTGCGAAGAGCATTGCAAAGTAAAATTTTATTACCGAAAATAGATAAATATTTGGCAATAGGTTTTTGGTTCTCGATTGCGCTTATGATTGCGCAACTTATTTTAGATTCCCAGAAAGGTATTACTGCTTGGATAGCACATGCAATGTTATTTTCTCTAATCTACTTTTGCCTTACTCAAAAAGAATTTAAATCTGTTAAGTCTTTTATTTATTCCATATTACCTTTTGTAGTTGTAAATTTTATAGAAGATTGTATTGAGTTGATCAATTCTCCTTTTCATGATGAATGGAATAATTATTTTGATACGGCAATCTTTTTTTCAATCGTTTGGTTTTTTGCCATGTTTTTCATTACCAGAAAACAACGAAAAGAAATGGAAAAAGAACAGTTAAAAGCCATTGAGTTTGAAAAAGAGTTTCAACAGTCTGAAATTTTAAAAGAAAAATTAGAAAAACAAGTAGCAGAGCGTACAGCTGAAATCCTTGGTCAAAAAGAAAAATTGCAAAAGGCACTTGATAAACTCAAAACTACGCAAGTACAATTGATACAATCTGAAAAAATGGCATCGCTTGGTGAACTCACCGCAGGTATTGCCCATGAAATCCAGAACCCATTAAACTTTGTCAATAATTTTAGCGAAGTGAGTAGTGAACTTCTGGATGAAATGAATGAAGAAATTGAAAAAGGAGATTTTGAAGAAGTAAAAAATATAGCTGGCGACATCAAAAAAAACTTAGAAAAAATCAATTTTCATGGCAAACGTGCTGATAGTATTGTAAAAGGAATGTTGCAGCATAGCCGAATAGGGAATAATGTAAAAGAACCCACAAACATCAATAAACTTGCCGATGAATACCTGCGGCTTGCTTATCATGGACTTCGAGCCAAAGACAAAAGTTTTAATGCTGACCTAGTTACTGATTTCGATGAAAACCTACCTAAAATAAATGTGTTAACACAAGAAATTGGCCGTGTATTACTGAATTTATTCACAAATGCTTTCTATGCTACACAGCAAATGCAGAAGAAATCAGGAGAAACCTACAAACCAATGGTTAGTGTGAAGACAGTACTAAAAGATAAAGGAATTGAGATAACAGTAAAAGACAATGGTATAGGAATTCCAAAAGCTATCAAAGATAAAATAATGCAACCGTTCTTTACCACCAAACCAACAGGGGAAGGAACCGGTTTAGGTTTGTCACTGAGTTATGATATTATTGTTAAGGCGCATGGTGGTAGAATTACTGTTGATAGTCGAGAAAATGACTATACTGTCTTTACAATTTTTCTTCCAATGGAAGAAAAGTAA